The Bryobacteraceae bacterium genome includes a window with the following:
- a CDS encoding NADH-dependent dehydrogenase, translating into MPESRRTFLGAVTAAGYSRIAGANERVRVGFIGCGLIGLRHIEDFRKLPDAALTAVCDVYQPRVEQARQMCGGAAKPYSDFRKLLEDRDVDAVVVSTPDHWHALQTIMACAAGKDVFVEKPMTLFIREGRWMVNAARRHKRVVCVGTQGRSGTHIPGALELVRSGAVGRIHSVRFSAYRNIMPGFGRPADTDPPPGLDYDLWLGPAPKRPYNPHRGLYHFRWFWDYSGGQMTNLGAHDLDLVHCILGLRAPRTAYSAGGRYALQDNGETPDTQDAIWEYDGVLVEGSFREAGGARRAAAGTSASLAGVQFVGTQGVLVVSRGAYEFVPDLKIVPESAIPPWSNPAGHPQAAKIEPKPYAEPKSEKSASAEPIDLHARHFIDCVKSRQRPVSDVEDGHEVSVACHLANLSMKLGRKLAWDARKEEVIGDREANAQLERPYRKPWDSVLRSLLA; encoded by the coding sequence ATGCCGGAGAGCCGTCGAACGTTTCTGGGAGCGGTGACCGCGGCCGGCTACAGCCGGATTGCGGGAGCCAATGAACGGGTCAGGGTCGGCTTCATCGGATGCGGGCTCATCGGGCTGCGGCACATCGAGGATTTCCGCAAACTGCCCGATGCGGCGCTCACCGCGGTCTGCGATGTCTATCAGCCCCGCGTCGAGCAGGCGCGCCAGATGTGCGGCGGCGCGGCGAAGCCTTACTCCGATTTTCGGAAGCTGCTGGAAGACAGGGATGTCGATGCAGTGGTCGTTTCGACGCCCGACCACTGGCATGCGCTGCAGACCATCATGGCGTGCGCTGCCGGCAAAGATGTCTTTGTCGAAAAGCCGATGACGCTCTTCATCCGCGAAGGCCGATGGATGGTGAATGCGGCGCGGCGCCACAAGCGCGTGGTCTGCGTCGGCACTCAGGGGCGCAGCGGCACGCACATTCCCGGGGCGCTGGAACTGGTCCGATCCGGCGCCGTGGGCAGGATTCACTCAGTGCGCTTCAGCGCCTACCGCAACATCATGCCCGGCTTCGGCCGGCCCGCCGACACCGATCCGCCGCCGGGCCTTGACTACGACCTCTGGCTGGGCCCCGCGCCGAAGCGCCCCTACAATCCGCACCGCGGACTCTACCATTTCCGCTGGTTCTGGGATTATTCCGGCGGCCAGATGACGAACCTCGGCGCGCACGATCTGGATCTGGTCCACTGCATCCTGGGTCTGCGCGCGCCCCGCACAGCCTACTCCGCCGGCGGCCGCTATGCGCTCCAGGACAACGGGGAGACGCCCGACACGCAGGACGCGATCTGGGAGTACGACGGCGTGCTCGTGGAAGGATCTTTCCGCGAGGCAGGCGGCGCGCGCCGGGCTGCAGCCGGCACCTCCGCGAGCCTCGCCGGCGTTCAGTTCGTCGGCACGCAGGGAGTGCTGGTGGTCTCGCGCGGCGCATACGAATTTGTGCCCGACCTGAAAATCGTGCCGGAAAGCGCCATCCCGCCCTGGTCGAATCCCGCCGGCCATCCGCAGGCGGCGAAAATCGAGCCGAAACCATATGCGGAGCCGAAATCCGAAAAGAGTGCCTCGGCTGAGCCGATCGATCTTCACGCGCGGCACTTCATCGACTGCGTGAAATCCAGGCAGCGGCCGGTCTCCGATGTCGAAGACGGCCACGAGGTCTCCGTCGCCTGCCACCTGGCGAACCTCTCAATGAAGCTGGGCCGGAAGCTCGCCTGGGATGCGAGGAAAGAAGAAGTGATCGGGGACCGCGAGGCAAACGCGCAGCTCGAGCGGCCCTACCGCAAGCCCTGGGACTCGGTCCTGCGGAGCCTGCTGGCATGA
- a CDS encoding methionine synthase has translation MGILTTVVGSYPIPHWLLGDTSRTTLRDAIMVVLKTQELAGIDVVADGELNRFDPSHPETNGMIDYFISRMDGIRTRFSLEDIEAFRRDAGVAYRTDPAGIVTGPVGAGVLNLPRDFDFTRSLTSKPLKFTCTGPHMLAKVLTDRHYGSRADLCMAIADVLAAQLSSIQADVIQLDEANISGHPEDAEWALPALNRVLDAIPVTRAMHICFGNYGGQTIQKGFWKDLLPFLNGLHVDHFVLEFARRGYGELEVFRDLNPSIGLGLGVVDIKDNEIESPSLIAQRIEHAAKILGPERIHYIHPDCGFWMLQRNVADRKMRALVEGRNLFEGRS, from the coding sequence ATGGGCATTCTCACAACCGTGGTCGGAAGCTATCCGATTCCCCACTGGCTTCTGGGCGATACGTCGCGCACGACGCTGCGCGACGCCATCATGGTCGTCCTCAAGACGCAGGAGCTGGCCGGCATCGACGTGGTGGCCGACGGCGAGCTGAACCGGTTCGATCCCAGCCATCCCGAAACGAACGGGATGATCGACTACTTCATCTCGCGCATGGACGGCATCCGCACCCGCTTCTCGCTGGAAGACATCGAAGCGTTCCGCCGCGATGCGGGCGTCGCCTACAGGACGGATCCGGCGGGCATCGTCACTGGACCGGTGGGCGCGGGCGTGCTCAACCTGCCCCGTGATTTCGACTTCACGCGCAGCCTGACCTCGAAGCCGCTGAAGTTCACCTGCACGGGTCCGCACATGCTGGCGAAGGTCCTCACGGACCGGCATTACGGCTCTCGCGCCGATCTCTGCATGGCCATCGCCGATGTGCTCGCCGCGCAGCTGTCATCCATCCAGGCGGACGTGATCCAGCTGGACGAGGCCAACATCAGCGGGCATCCCGAGGACGCAGAGTGGGCTCTGCCCGCGCTGAACCGCGTGCTCGACGCCATTCCCGTCACGCGCGCCATGCACATCTGCTTCGGCAACTACGGCGGGCAGACGATCCAGAAAGGCTTCTGGAAAGACCTTCTCCCGTTCCTCAACGGCCTGCACGTGGATCACTTCGTCCTTGAATTCGCGCGCCGGGGCTATGGCGAGCTGGAGGTCTTCCGCGATCTGAATCCCTCCATCGGCCTCGGGCTCGGCGTTGTGGACATCAAGGACAACGAAATCGAGTCCCCGTCGCTCATCGCGCAGCGGATCGAGCACGCGGCGAAGATCCTGGGACCGGAGCGCATCCACTACATCCACCCCGACTGCGGGTTCTGGATGCTGCAGCGCAACGTGGCGGACCGCAAGATGCGGGCGCTCGTGGAAGGCCGCAATCTCTTCGAGGGCCGCAGCTGA
- a CDS encoding glycosyl transferase family 2: MVNGGRTLILIPAFNEEAAIGTVVREARGHLPDLPVLVVDDGSADGTVAAARAAGARVLSLPCHLGLGGCVQAGYKLAFELGYEEVVRIDGDGQHDPQYIPQLLEALRRTGCEMAIGVRSGAAARGSTLARRIGIQCFRLLLRPILGRPVTDPTSGFVAVNRRALEVFARSFPLEYPEIETLVVLQRRRFRFVEIPVPARPRIAGQSTITPLRSVYYVVHVLLGVFVNILRLDARRAARRGREAA, from the coding sequence ATGGTGAACGGCGGCCGCACGCTGATCCTCATTCCGGCCTTCAATGAAGAAGCCGCCATCGGGACGGTGGTACGCGAAGCGCGCGGGCATCTTCCCGATCTGCCCGTGCTGGTGGTGGACGACGGCTCGGCCGACGGCACGGTGGCAGCCGCGCGCGCCGCCGGCGCCCGCGTGCTCTCCCTGCCCTGCCATCTGGGTCTGGGAGGCTGCGTGCAGGCCGGATACAAACTGGCGTTCGAGCTTGGCTATGAAGAGGTGGTCCGCATCGACGGCGACGGGCAGCACGACCCGCAATACATCCCGCAACTGCTCGAAGCCCTGCGGCGGACGGGCTGCGAGATGGCCATTGGCGTCCGCTCGGGAGCGGCTGCACGGGGAAGCACGCTCGCGCGAAGAATCGGCATCCAGTGCTTCCGTCTGCTGCTCCGTCCCATCCTCGGCCGCCCGGTGACCGATCCCACTTCCGGATTCGTCGCCGTCAACCGGCGCGCCCTCGAGGTGTTTGCGCGAAGCTTCCCGCTGGAATACCCGGAGATTGAGACTCTGGTCGTCCTGCAACGGCGGCGGTTCCGCTTCGTCGAAATTCCCGTGCCGGCGCGCCCGCGGATTGCCGGCCAGAGCACCATCACCCCGCTCCGGTCTGTCTATTATGTGGTTCACGTCCTGCTCGGGGTGTTCGTTAACATTCTTCGGCTGGACGCGCGCCGCGCCGCGCGCCGTGGGAGAGAGGCTGCATGA